In one window of Nocardia brasiliensis DNA:
- a CDS encoding trimeric intracellular cation channel family protein, whose amino-acid sequence MVEFGAGGVALAGYFGSAVGAVQHVGELFGVFAFASSGALLAVRRDFDIFGIVVLACSTALGGGVIRDLLIGRTPPAAFVDLSYLWTALLAALVIFFWHPSRRLTKGPLEVADAFGLGLFCVTGTVVAYTAGAGAPSAALLGLVTAIGGGVIRDLLGGQTPNVLRPDQIYAVPALLGAVCTAVLLHFDLYRAWTGALAALGAIGFRLLALRFHWHAPQARRRPEPRGQIT is encoded by the coding sequence ATGGTGGAATTCGGTGCGGGGGGTGTGGCGCTGGCCGGGTATTTCGGGTCGGCGGTCGGTGCGGTGCAGCATGTCGGGGAGTTGTTCGGGGTCTTCGCGTTCGCGAGTTCGGGCGCGCTGCTCGCGGTGCGCCGGGATTTCGACATATTCGGCATCGTCGTGCTGGCCTGCAGCACGGCGCTCGGCGGCGGTGTCATCCGGGATCTGCTGATCGGGCGCACCCCGCCCGCGGCCTTCGTGGATCTGAGCTATCTGTGGACCGCGCTGCTCGCCGCGCTGGTGATCTTCTTCTGGCATCCGTCGCGGCGGCTGACCAAGGGCCCGCTCGAGGTGGCCGACGCGTTCGGTCTCGGATTGTTCTGTGTGACAGGCACCGTCGTCGCCTACACCGCGGGCGCGGGCGCGCCATCGGCCGCACTGCTCGGCCTGGTCACCGCGATCGGCGGGGGTGTCATCCGCGATCTGCTCGGCGGGCAGACGCCGAATGTGCTTCGGCCCGACCAGATCTACGCCGTGCCGGCGCTGCTCGGCGCGGTCTGCACCGCGGTGCTGCTGCATTTCGATCTCTACCGCGCGTGGACCGGTGCGCTGGCGGCCTTGGGCGCCATCGGGTTTCGTCTGCTCGCACTGCGTTTCCACTGGCATGCGCCGCAGGCGCGCCGGCGACCGGAACCACGCGGTCAGATCACTTGA
- a CDS encoding dihydrofolate reductase family protein, whose product MVTQYFTATTLDGYLADEHNSLDWLFTVAAADEMAENNVAEFIDGIGAMCMGATTYEWILANDEPENWHKSYGDRPCWVFTHRELPVIPGANLRFVSGAVEPVHRDMLADAGDRNIWVLGGGELAGQFADAGLLDEIIAGIAPVTLGAGAPLLPRRIHSDRLELVDVTRFGQFAQLTYRLK is encoded by the coding sequence ATGGTGACGCAATACTTCACGGCAACGACCCTCGACGGCTATCTCGCGGACGAGCACAACTCGCTCGACTGGCTGTTCACCGTCGCGGCGGCCGACGAGATGGCCGAAAACAATGTCGCCGAATTCATCGACGGCATCGGTGCGATGTGCATGGGCGCGACCACGTACGAATGGATTCTGGCCAACGACGAACCCGAGAACTGGCACAAGTCCTACGGCGATCGGCCGTGCTGGGTCTTCACTCACCGCGAGCTGCCCGTCATCCCCGGCGCGAACCTGCGTTTCGTGTCCGGTGCGGTCGAGCCGGTGCACAGGGACATGCTCGCCGACGCGGGCGATCGCAACATCTGGGTGCTCGGCGGCGGTGAGCTGGCAGGCCAGTTCGCCGACGCGGGTCTGCTCGACGAGATCATCGCGGGCATCGCGCCGGTCACCCTCGGCGCGGGGGCGCCGCTGCTGCCCCGGCGCATCCACTCCGATCGGCTCGAACTGGTCGATGTCACCCGGTTCGGGCAGTTCGCGCAGCTGACGTACCGGCTCAAGTGA